The DNA region cctaaaatctaaataaaacCTTTAAATTTAAGGTGTAATTTTTACccctaaataaaaaagagaaataaaaatggTAACAAACAAGCAGGTGACACGTAGGCAATAGTAGAGAGGTGAGGGCAAGAAGATTGGTCAATTCCTGGAAGTGCTGAGagaccaaaagaaaagaaagtatcGAAGCTTCCCGAACCCACCCTCCTCCTGATGAGTAGTAGCACTTGGTGTAGAGGACGATCACTACTCGTAGCTTCCCGAACCCTCAAAACAACCAAAACTATCATCACTTCTTCTTCAACGCTGAACCCGAATCCTACTTCTACAACAACATTCCACTATCGAACCCGTCTCACTCATTCTTCACCACCCTTTTTAATGGCTGCCGCTACATCTTCTACTGCTAGGGTTTCCAATGAAGGAGGAGACGGCGTCGTTCGCTTCCCTCTGTCTCCTTCCGCAGCTCTCGTTATTCAGAAGGGGGATATCACCAAATGGTTCGTTGACTCCAAAACCGATGCCATTGTCagtgcctctctctctctctctttctctctctttgcatTTACAACATTGTTTATGTATATGGTATATGACTGAGCAAATTGATATTACTCTCTCTCATTGAGGCGTGGATTATATTAAAACTGTCCAATGAGCAAATCGATTGAGTTCTCGTTATTTATAATGGCCAAACAAGTTGTTGATTAATCTGTGTTTAACTGCGTATTGATTGATATTGTCGATCTTAGTGAACAGCCTAAAATATCATGACCCATCTTCTATTTTCATCATTAAACTTTATACAGTTAAATTTTCGTccctgaaattttgaaatgtactACATTTcgacacacacatacacatacccaaaaaaaaaaacactaacagAATTGGATGGAAGGAAGAAATGGAATGTGTattgtattttgattttgaattgtGATTTCATGTTACCAGTTATGCTATCAATTTAAGGGTTGTGTTTCTTTAAAATGATGGAACCATTGAATACCAACGAGTGTCCGATGGTATCTCATGCATCAGATACATGTATCCTTTTTCTTGTAGCATGTGGGACCTACATGGTCGTGGAACTCACTTGCTGTGAGAGGAAGGATGCATATATCGGATGTATGAGGTAATTATTGCTGTGGGTGCCAGTGTTACCTGATTGCATAATTAGGGATTCAGAAGCTACTTTATGTAGCTTCTTATTTGCAATGAATTATCAATTACTATGAGTTCCAGTGCGTCTTTCTTCATTTTGAGGGACATGTTCTGCAGGTTAATCCAGCAAATGAGCAAATGCTTGGAGGTGGTGGTGCAGATGGGGGTAATACATTAATCTCTTATGGGTATTTGTTGTAATAGCAATAAGTCAACGACCATAACTTTGATgcttctgtgtttttttttttttttcagctatACATAGAGCTGCTGGTCCAGACCTCCTTCAAGCATGTTATAAAGTTCCAGAAGTCAGGCCAGGAGTTCGTTGCCCCACAGGAGAGGCAAGGATTACCCCGTAAGCTCTTATGGCCTAAGTTCTGTTTTTTACTTACGGCATCATTTTAACTTGTATGTCCGAAACACATATGAATAGACTAACTAGTTGTATCATAACTATGCAGAGGTTTTAAATTGCCTGCATCTCATGTAATTCACACCGTTGGACCCATCTACAATGCTGATAGTAACCCTCAAGCCTCTCTGAGAAATGCATATAGGTACTTATTGTGTATGTTGCTGCTATTATAGTTAGCATGTTGTATTTGTCACTGTTAAAgatgatttattttttccaaatcAATTACAGGAACAGCTTGAGTGTTGCCAAAGAAAACAGCATTCAATATATTGCATTTCCTGCCATATCCTGCGGTGTGTATGGGTAAGCTGAACAGCTGTTACTAACATGGTGTTTCAAGCACAGGATTTCACATATTTCTTATAACCTAGAAAAACGGCTTATCTTCTTGGTTGCTTGTATTGAATCCTAACATCTGTTGCCCTTAATGACGAGAATTTCGAATGGGGAATTCATTTACCTAAGTGATGTGGACTGACTCAATTAAATTTTTGGCCTTTCAATAACTAATGCTTTAACGTGCTCTTAATTCAGTTCTAATCAATAACATGAGGAAAATTACCAATGTTCTTCATAATTTTGGCCACAAAAACATTATGAAAATGACTTGCTCAGTAGAAGTTATAAATGACTGAGGTATAGTTATGGATTCTAATTTCTCCTCTTTAGATGTCCATAAAAAGTGTATGACAATTATAGCTTCTTTATATTCCTTATCATATCTTTCAGATATCCTTTCGATGAAGCTGCGACGATAGCTATATCTACAGTTAAAGAGTCCTCAAATGACTTTAAAGAGGTATTCCtctattgttttcttcttctttttttatttgctttggACTCCACGTTTCCAATATCTTCACTTATTTTATGTGGCAAAGTTGTTTGGTTCTTATAAATGTGCAATTTCTTGTGAACTGGCATTTGCATGATGTATCGTTTGCAGGTACACTTTGTTCTATTCTCTCCAGATATTTACAATGTGTGGTTGAACAAGGCAAACGAAGTGCTGAAAGATTAGTCTGTTCTATCAGCTAGCTATGGAGAGAATTATGGGCACTTGCCTATCCTATCTATATGTGCAGCTGTTctaatttgaagtttttttttgagaagggttCTACTTTGAAGTTGATGGTGGCTTGTGTATGGAATTACCATATATTAAACTTAAATATCTAAGGTTGATAAAATTTAAGTGACAACTACTTTTGAGAGGATGTCCTTTCTCTTGGAAAATCAGATCATGCTAATTATGTGTCATTGTAAATGATACCTGTTTGAATGCTATTTGAACTTCTATCTCCATAATGCCCCGATTATGTGCATCTAATAATAAGAAAACAGATTCTCAAATCTTAATACATTGTGTTGCTTTTGTTCCATAGCATTAGTGTCGATTTTCTGATCTTGTTATTTtgaacaaacaaacatcaaatcTATACCATTACTGAAAATTCTGTAAGTAGTTGATTATCATGCAGGCATATCTGACAGCTTCCTTTCATGTTAAATAGGTTTTTCTGGTCAAGATCATAACCAACTATATTAATTCAATCTGATTGTGAACTTGAAACTCAGGTTGTCTTTCTAGCTTCTAGCCTACTTGACAGTAAAGGGTTAGCATTCCTGATTATTGAACAGATAATTAGCGTTCTGCTTTCTGGCTTCTTGCTTACTCAATCCTGATTTTTCAACAAAGAATTAGGGCCCGTTtgataatgttgttctagtaaggttatttaagtgttgtgaaaatatgtgtgagtgaaaaagtattGTAGAAATACATGTTGCGTTATTTAAATAacgaaaattattgtttaaacaacacaaccaaacaggccctaactttctttaataaattatgAGCAAGCCATGAAAAACATCCCATGAGGTTCATGGAAAACCAGAATTATTGCAATAGCTGGTAACCATAAAGTCGATAATCTTTGCCCAGTGGACTGATTTTGTTATGATAATAGGTCACATGGCCAAAGCCATTTGTTTTGGGGTTTTCACAAAATAAAGTTTAGGCCTCTGAGCTGCTTCAAGAACTTGTAACAGAAGAAAAGCTGGCTATTCAAAACTTCCAAATCTACACGGCTGTGCCAAGCTCACaaattttcttaatcaattCTAATGAAAGAGAATGGGCATTCCACCCATTATGTACAGAGAGAACCAGGGATTTCGGCCTTGGTCCACAAACAAATAACAAACATACAGATAACTTGAGAACAGCAACTGCAACTCCAAAACAGCCCACTTTGTTACTCATTACCGAAACTAGAATTTCAGAACCATGAATCCTTGTTCTCAGAAAAACTCCGGGGGAGTCTGCTAAAAACACCATCATCCACTATTTTATAGTGCTTTGAAAATTGTCGGTGGATTATTCCTCAATACCTATCAACAGGCTCCTCATATTTGCTGTACAAGGCAGGAACTGTAATTGATATGATGGTTCCTGTTGCCATCGATTTAGAGAAAAGTGTAAGTAGAGCATCAAAAACTGAGTAACTTATTTGTAAAtcaacccctctctctctctctctctctctctcaagaaaaagaaaaagaaacaaaaaacatttttttgattAGTGTTTTACGTACCTGATTCCGTGGGTATAAGAAAAAAGCAGTTGGCTGGAAAGTTTTTGGCAAGCTAAAGTCAGAAAAATAGTTTACTTAAGTTAAGTGGGAGCTCATTTTGTTGCCAAGACATGATGGATGTCTTATGCTAACCATGCAAGAATGGTTAATTTCAAATTGGCctcaagtttgaaaaaaaaatccggaTTGTCACATGTGATCTACAGTAGCACACACTAGCGGGGGCAAGCAAAACATCCCATGACATGGCAAGACAGATATATTGCTAAAGGTTGAAAATCTAAGGTCAATTGGCAGATATACATACGACAGAAAGCCACAGTGCATCTTTTTAAGACAAAGGAAGAACAAGGGcgtgaaaaagaaaacaataagcAGCACACACGCACACAGAGGAACGAGTTACACAACATCAGCCGCTGCACTTAAGTGACAGACTAAGGATGAATTTGCATACTAATACATGCGAGAGTGAAGAAAGAGAAGTAGCTAACGATTACAGACAAGACACAAGAGCCACATACAGACCACCGCCTGTAATACATAATAGTATGTGAGAGAATTCCTTAAATGAATCAGCAAGGTACACAATGCACAATTAAAGGAAAATTCCCATGGTTTCAGTGGGATCAATAATAGATCCCAAGAACCTATTTGAATAGCAGAGAGCCCCATAAATCATGCAGGGGATTGGAACCCAAATACAGTGGTTTGCACTACCAGCCCTGCAAACCAAATAGAACAAACATTGATACCAAATTGCTATCTAAGAGAAAATTAAACACAGTTGAGTCGCAGAGCAGTTTCTGAAACAGAAAATTCTCGTCTTTCTTCTGGAAAGGCTCTGCACAGGTACTCATGGTCACCCCTGCCCATTTTTGGACATTTCCCCACATCTCTGCCCACTTTTGGCATATTTAAACCATTTTTTTGGGGCACCAATAAATGTAGGTTGATTATCATTTTGACAATGGATGAATAATTGTCATCTACAAATCATGATTGCCTCATATTTGCCCCACTATGGTTGCAACACCTCAGCCATACAGCTTAGCATGTTTGAATAACTATACTGTAAATCTAGACTGACCTTGAAAAAAAGTCTATAATCCTTGCCAAGAGTGATGTCGTGAGCCAACAGTTCCATTGTGTTGTAACTAGTTAAAACCATTTGGGAAGAGGAAGGCGTTAGATAAGGGGCTTACAACATTTGTCTTGCTGGAGTTCAGGTGCTTGGTTTGGGCAGGGAATGGGAATGACCATTCAAATGAGGAAATAGAATTTTACACCAAAAGTGGGATGCTCATCCCCATGCCTGTTCGAATAAGAAATTATTATCACCACCACCTTGCCTCTGTCACAGGATGAACTACATTCATTGCATTTGGCATTAAAAGGGGGAATGGAATATAAATTTCTATTCCTTACCTTCTCATATAAGTCTCATTTCATTCATTCCCAACAAACCAAATTTAGCTTTAAAATCACTAGATGCATGAGCCATATACCCCTACATTCacatttgatacaaaattatGACTATTATGAGATACAGaaacttgtgtgtgtgtgaaatagACTTTAACTAATGCTCGTAACAGAATATGGGTAAGAAGTTGATATGTTGGTTAGTCCAATATGTAATACAAACATTAAGGAAAGGCAAGATGCTTTAATATGGAATATTCAAAAGCCTTGTGCTTTGTATAGGGGAAAATTTACTGTCTCAGACAATATGGTGTATTTTAAGAACAGCTTCAGGATTTCAGTTACTGTTGTATTTCCCTCTAGGTTGCTAAATTTACTCTCATTTTTCAGATGAAGCTGTTAGAGCTTTACACCTTGCTGGGGCTATCTCAGTTATCAGGTCTGCCTCACATTCCGTTGAGGATGCAGATGTTGAAAAATACAAGTCAAGCTTGCTGAAGAGATTCCAAGACCTGAGATATGATGTTCATCTTGAGATGTGACCAGGGTATTTGCCTTTAACTTAAGGCTTCAAACGccaatagtaaaataaaaaaggtatgTCTGCATGTGCAAGGAACTCTGCTTTGTAAAAGATAAGGTAGAATGCCTCCtctatctttttgtttaatctaataagaagagtttcaaaattttgttcttttaaaatTGGCTTTGTTTCTCGGCTAAACGATTCTTTTTATTCACTTTATTTTCTGTGCTTTATTTATGTTGTGGGTGATTCCTTGTAGAAAACTCTGACAACAGGCCATAATGGCATTAGTGCATGTTcataaatctcaaattttagAGGCCAACTTGTTTGATATATGCTTACATTATACAGCTTAGTTCTTTATCTGGGTAGTTTAAAATGTGTTTGATTCAGACTTCTTTCACAGAGATGCACATAATTTACAAGTAGTTCTGCACGCAACCACCCCTAGATTCTTTCTGTGCGCCTGTGCACGAGCACAATATACAATTATCttcttatcaaaatttattatgagCATCCGTAGCAGatgttacaaaataaaaatgtcattttgccATACCAAAAgcatactttattattttaccacgtTATTTTACAACATCCCATTTACCAGATATTTTatccttcaattctatacattaaaataatatttactacacattaaaataatatattctctCCTCCCTATTATcatcaacaacagcaacaacaacaacgccGATCAACAACAGCAAGAACATCAACAGCAACAAACCAACAACATCAACAgaaacaacaccaacaacaccagcaaattccaaatccaaaaacctcaaaaaaataggaaaaaaaaaaaaaaaactcaaccacaTCGAAAACGCTGGAGCATCGAAACCCATCCCAAACGCCGATCCAAAACGCCTATCCAAAACACTGGAGCATCGAAAATACCGATCCAAAACGCCGACCCAAAACCCACATCGAAACCCATCCCAAATCTCACACCCACAACCCGATTAAGAGAGATCTGAAGGTTGACGGTGAGAGC from Castanea sativa cultivar Marrone di Chiusa Pesio chromosome 6, ASM4071231v1 includes:
- the LOC142637864 gene encoding uncharacterized protein LOC142637864, with the protein product MSSSTWCRGRSLLVASRTLKTTKTIITSSSTLNPNPTSTTTFHYRTRLTHSSPPFLMAAATSSTARVSNEGGDGVVRFPLSPSAALVIQKGDITKWFVDSKTDAIVNPANEQMLGGGGADGAIHRAAGPDLLQACYKVPEVRPGVRCPTGEARITPGFKLPASHVIHTVGPIYNADSNPQASLRNAYRNSLSVAKENSIQYIAFPAISCGVYGYPFDEAATIAISTVKESSNDFKEVHFVLFSPDIYNVWLNKANEVLKD